In a single window of the Canis lupus dingo isolate Sandy chromosome 18, ASM325472v2, whole genome shotgun sequence genome:
- the PLCB3 gene encoding 1-phosphatidylinositol 4,5-bisphosphate phosphodiesterase beta-3 isoform X1 gives MAGARPGVHALQLEPPTVVETLRRGSKFIKWDEETSSRNLVTLRVDSNGFFLYWTGPNMEVDTLDISSIRDTRTGRYSRLPKDPKIREVLGFGGPDTRLEEKLMTVVAGPDPVNTTFLNFMAVQDDTAKVWAEELFKLAMNILAQNASRNTFLRKAYTKLKLQVNQDGRIPVKNILKMFSADKKRVETALESCGLNFNRSESIRPDEFSLEIFERFLNKLCLRPDIDKILLEIGAKGKPYLTLEQLMDFINQKQRDPRLNEVLYPPLRPSQARLLIEKYEPNQQFLERDQMSMEGFSRYLGGEENGILPLEALDLSADMTQPLSAYFINSSHNTYLTAGQLAGTSSVEMYRQALLWGCRCVELDVWKGRPPEEEPFITHGFTMTTEVPLRDVLEAIAETAFKTSPYPVILSFENHVDSAKQQAKMAEYCRSIFGDALLIDPLDKYPLAPGVPLPSPQDLMGRILVKNKKRHQPSTGVPNSSVRKRPLEQSNSALSESSATTDPSSPQLGSPSSESCPGLSNGEEVGLEKPSLEPQKSLGEDGLPRGPNTLGSADREDEEEEEEEEEQADPKKPTSDEGTASSEVNATEEMSTLVNYIEPVKFKSFEAARKRNKCFEMSSFVETKAMEQLTKSPMEFVEYNKQQLSRIYPKGTRVDSSNYMPQLFWNVGCQLVALNFQTLDVAMQLNAGVFEYNGRSGYLLKPEFMRRPDKSFDPFTEVIVDGIVANALRVKVISGQFLSDRKVGIYVEVDMFGLPVDTRRKYRTRTSQGNSFNPVWDEEPFDFPKVVLPTLASLRIAAFEEGGKFVGHRILPVSAIRSGYHYICLRNEANQPLCLPALLIYTEASDYIPDDHQDYAEALINPIKHVSLMDQRAKQLAALIGESEAQASPETCQETPSQQPGSQLTPNPTPSPLDTPPRRPPGPATAPTSPSLSSPGQRDDLIASLLSEVAPIPLEELRGHKALVKLQNRQERELRELHKKHQRKAVALTRRLLEGLAQARAESRCRHRPGVLGGENEKEEGEEVKRYQEFQKRQVQSLLELREAQVDTEAERRLEHLRQAQQRLREVVLDAHTTQFKKLKEINEREKKELQKILDRKRHNSISEAKTREKHKKEAELTEINRRHITESVNSIRRLEEAQKQRQERLVAGQQQVLQQLAEEEPKLLAQLAQECQEHRARLPQEIRQSLLGETPEGLGDRHLVACASNGHAPGSSGHLSGADSESQEENTKL, from the exons GAGACCTCCAGTCGGAACCTGGTAACCCTGCGTGTGGATTCCAATGGCTTCTTTCTATACTGGACTGGACCCAACATG GAGGTGGACACACTGGACATTAGTTCCATCAGGGACACGCGAACAGGTCGTTACTCCCGCCTGCCAAAG gaccccaagatccgGGAGGTGCTGGGCTTTGGGGGCCCTGATACCCGACTAGAGGAGAAGTTGATGACGGTGGTGGCCGGGCCAGACCCGGTGAATACAACATTCTTGAACTTCATGGCTGTGCAGGATGACACAGCCAAG GTCTGGGCCGAGGAGCTGTTCAAGCTGGCTATGAACATCCTGGCTCAGAACGCCTCCAGGAATACCTTCCTGCGGAAAGC ATACACCAAGCTGAAGCTGCAGGTGAACCAGGATGGACGGATCCCGGTTAAGAA TATCCTGAAGATGTTTTCAGCAGATAAAAAGCGAGTGGAGACCGCACTAGAATCCTGTGGCCTCAATTTCAACCGG AGTGAATCCATCCGGCCCGATGAGTTTTCCTTGGAAATCTTTGAGCGGTTCCTGAATAAGTTGTGTCTGCGGCCGGACATTGACAAGATCCTGCTAGAGAT AGGTGCTAAGGGCAAGCCATACCTGACGCTGGAGCAGCTCATGGACTTCATCAACCAGAAGCAACGGGACCCAAGGCTCAACGAAGTGCTGTACCCACCCCTGCGGCCCTCCCAGGCTCGGCTGCTCATTGAGAAGTATGAGCCCAACCAGCAGTTCCTGGAGCGAG ATCAGATGTCCATGGAGGGCTTCAGCCGCTACCTGGGAGGTGAAGAGAATGGGATCCTgcccctggaggccctggatctgAGCGCTGACATGACCCAGCCACTCAGTGCCTATTTCATCAACTCCTCACACAACACCTATCTCACAG CGGGGCAGCTGGCTGGGACCTCGTCGGTGGAGATGTACCGGCAGGCGCTGCTGTGGGGCTGCCGCTGTGTGGAGCTGGATGTGTGGAAAGGGCGGCCGCCGGAGGAGGAGCCCTTCATCACCCACGGCTTCACCATGACCACTGAGGTGCCGCTGAGAGACGTGCTCGAGGCCATTGCAGAAACCGCCTTCAAGACCTCACCCTATCCAGTCATCCTCTCCTTCGAGAATCACGTGGACTC AGCGAAGCAGCAGGCCAAGATGGCCGAGTACTGCCGTTCCATCTTTGGGGACGCGCTGCTCATCGACCCACTGGACAAGTACCCG CTggccccaggtgtccccctgcccagcccccaggacCTGATGGGCCGCATCCTGGTGAAGAACAAGAAGCGACACCAGCCCAGCACTGGTGTCCCCAACAGCTCTGTGCGCAAGCGGCCGCTGGAGCAGAGCAACTCGGCCCTGAGCGAGAGCTCTGCCACCACTGACCCCTCCTCACCTCAGCTTG GGTCCCCCAGCTCTGAGAGCTGCCCAGGCCTGAGCAATGGGGAAGAGGTGGGCCTGGAGAAGCCTAGCCTGGAGCCTCAGAAGTCTCTAGGCGAGGATGGGCTCCCACGGGGCCCCAACACTCTTGGATCTGCTGACCGTgaggatgaggaagaagaggaggaagaggaggaacagGCAGATCCTAAAAAGCCAACCTCAGATGAG GGCACTGCCAGCAGTGAGGTCAATGCCACTGAGGAAATGTCAACACTCGTCAACTACATTGAGCCTGTCAAGTTCAAGTCCTTTGAGGCTGCTCGAA AAAGGAACAAATGCTTTGAGATGTCATCCTTCGTCGAAACCAAGGCCATGGAGCAACTGACCAAGAGCCCCATGGAGTTTGTGGA ATACAATAAACAGCAGCTCAGCCGCATCTACCCTAAGGGTACCCGCGTGGACTCATCCAACTACATGCCCCAGCTCTTTTGGAACGTGGGCTGCCAGCTTGTTGCACTCAACTTCCAGACCCTGG atgtGGCAATGCAGCTCAACGCAGGCGTGTTCGAGTACAATGGGCGCAGTGGCTATCTGCTCAAACCTGAGTTTATGCGGCGGCCAGACAAGTCCTTCGATCCTTTCACCGAAGTCATTGTGGATGGCATTGTGGCCAATGCCTTGCGGGTCAAG GTGATCTCGGGGCAGTTCCTGTCCGACAGGAAGGTGGGCATCTATGTGGAGGTGGACATGTTTGGCCTCCCCGTTGACACGCGGCGCAAGTACCGTACTCGGACCTCTCAAGGGAACTCATTCAACCCTGTGTGGGATGAGGAACCTTTTGACTTCCCCAAG GTGGTGCTACCCACGCTGGCTTCGCTGCGCATCGCGGCCTTTGAGGAAGGCGGCAAGTTTGTGGGGCATCGGATTCTGCCCGTCTCTGCCATCCGCTCAG GGTACCACTACATCTGTCTGCGGAACGAGGCCAACCAGCCACTTTGCCTGCCAGCCCTGCTCATCTACACTGAAGCCTCCGACTATATTCCTGATGACCACCAGG ACTACGCAGAGGCCCTGATCAACCCCATCAAGCATGTCAGCCTGATGGACCAGAGGGCCAAGCAGTTGGCCGCCCTCATTGGGGAGAGTGAG GCTCAGGCCAGCCCAGAGACATGCCAGGAGACTCCGTCTCAGCAGCCGGGGTCCCAGCTGACCCCAAACCCTACACCTAGCCCCCTGGACACACCCCCGCGCcggcccccaggccctgccacaGCCCCTACCAGCCCCTCCCTCAGCAGCCCAg GGCAGCGGGATGACCTCATCGCCAGCCTCCTCTCAG AGGTGGCCCCAATCCCGCTGGAGGAGCTCCGAGGCCATAAGGCGCTGGTGAAGCTCCAGAACCGGCAAGAACGAGAGCTGCGGGAGCTACATAAGAAGCACCAGCGGAAGGCCGTCGCCCTCACCCGCCGGCTGCTTGAGGGCCTGGCTCAGGCCCGGGCGGAGAGCAGGTGCCGGCATCGGCCAGGTGTCCT AGGCGGGGAGAacgagaaggaagagggagaagaggtaaAGCGGTATCAGGAGTTCCAGAAGAGACAGGTGCAGAGTCTGTTGGAGCTACGGGAGGCTCAGGTGGACACAGAGGCCGAGCGGAGGCTGGAGCACCTGAGACAG GCTCAGCAGCGGCTCAGGGAAGTTGTCCTGGATGCTCACACAACTCAGTTCAAGAAGCTGAAGGAGATAAATGAGAG GGAGAAGAAGGAATTGCAGAAGATTTTAGACAGGAAGCGCCACAACAGTATCTCAGAGGCCAAGACTAGGGAGAAACATAAGAAGGAGGC GGAACTGACAGAGATTAACCGTCGGCACATCACTGAGTCGGTCAACTCCATCCGTCGG CTGGAGGAGGCCCAGAAGCAGCGGCAGGAACGCCTGGTGGCTGGGCAGCAGCAGGTCCTACAGCAGCTGGCTGAAGAGGAGCCCAAG CTGCTGGCCCAGCTGGCCCAGGAGTGTCAGGAACATCGAGCAAGGCTGCCCCAGGAGATCCGCCAGAGCCTGCTGGGCGAGACACcggaggggctgggggacaggcACCTGGTGGCCTGTGCCAGCAACGGTCACGCACCTGGGAGCAGCGGGCACCTGTCTGGCGCTGACTCAGAGAGCCAAGAGGAGAATACGAAGCTCTGA
- the PLCB3 gene encoding 1-phosphatidylinositol 4,5-bisphosphate phosphodiesterase beta-3 isoform X2 yields the protein MAGARPGVHALQLEPPTVVETLRRGSKFIKWDEETSSRNLVTLRVDSNGFFLYWTGPNMEVDTLDISSIRDTRTGRYSRLPKDPKIREVLGFGGPDTRLEEKLMTVVAGPDPVNTTFLNFMAVQDDTAKVWAEELFKLAMNILAQNASRNTFLRKAYTKLKLQVNQDGRIPVKNILKMFSADKKRVETALESCGLNFNRSESIRPDEFSLEIFERFLNKLCLRPDIDKILLEIGAKGKPYLTLEQLMDFINQKQRDPRLNEVLYPPLRPSQARLLIEKYEPNQQFLERDQMSMEGFSRYLGGEENGILPLEALDLSADMTQPLSAYFINSSHNTYLTAGQLAGTSSVEMYRQALLWGCRCVELDVWKGRPPEEEPFITHGFTMTTEVPLRDVLEAIAETAFKTSPYPVILSFENHVDSAKQQAKMAEYCRSIFGDALLIDPLDKYPLAPGVPLPSPQDLMGRILVKNKKRHQPSTGVPNSSVRKRPLEQSNSALSESSATTDPSSPQLGSPSSESCPGLSNGEEVGLEKPSLEPQKSLGEDGLPRGPNTLGSADREDEEEEEEEEEQADPKKPTSDEGTASSEVNATEEMSTLVNYIEPVKFKSFEAARKRNKCFEMSSFVETKAMEQLTKSPMEFVEYNKQQLSRIYPKGTRVDSSNYMPQLFWNVGCQLVALNFQTLDVAMQLNAGVFEYNGRSGYLLKPEFMRRPDKSFDPFTEVIVDGIVANALRVKVISGQFLSDRKVGIYVEVDMFGLPVDTRRKYRTRTSQGNSFNPVWDEEPFDFPKVVLPTLASLRIAAFEEGGKFVGHRILPVSAIRSGYHYICLRNEANQPLCLPALLIYTEASDYIPDDHQDYAEALINPIKHVSLMDQRAKQLAALIGESEAQASPETCQETPSQQPGSQLTPNPTPSPLDTPPRRPPGPATAPTSPSLSSPGQRDDLIASLLSEVAPIPLEELRGHKALVKLQNRQERELRELHKKHQRKAVALTRRLLEGLAQARAESRCRHRPGVLSM from the exons GAGACCTCCAGTCGGAACCTGGTAACCCTGCGTGTGGATTCCAATGGCTTCTTTCTATACTGGACTGGACCCAACATG GAGGTGGACACACTGGACATTAGTTCCATCAGGGACACGCGAACAGGTCGTTACTCCCGCCTGCCAAAG gaccccaagatccgGGAGGTGCTGGGCTTTGGGGGCCCTGATACCCGACTAGAGGAGAAGTTGATGACGGTGGTGGCCGGGCCAGACCCGGTGAATACAACATTCTTGAACTTCATGGCTGTGCAGGATGACACAGCCAAG GTCTGGGCCGAGGAGCTGTTCAAGCTGGCTATGAACATCCTGGCTCAGAACGCCTCCAGGAATACCTTCCTGCGGAAAGC ATACACCAAGCTGAAGCTGCAGGTGAACCAGGATGGACGGATCCCGGTTAAGAA TATCCTGAAGATGTTTTCAGCAGATAAAAAGCGAGTGGAGACCGCACTAGAATCCTGTGGCCTCAATTTCAACCGG AGTGAATCCATCCGGCCCGATGAGTTTTCCTTGGAAATCTTTGAGCGGTTCCTGAATAAGTTGTGTCTGCGGCCGGACATTGACAAGATCCTGCTAGAGAT AGGTGCTAAGGGCAAGCCATACCTGACGCTGGAGCAGCTCATGGACTTCATCAACCAGAAGCAACGGGACCCAAGGCTCAACGAAGTGCTGTACCCACCCCTGCGGCCCTCCCAGGCTCGGCTGCTCATTGAGAAGTATGAGCCCAACCAGCAGTTCCTGGAGCGAG ATCAGATGTCCATGGAGGGCTTCAGCCGCTACCTGGGAGGTGAAGAGAATGGGATCCTgcccctggaggccctggatctgAGCGCTGACATGACCCAGCCACTCAGTGCCTATTTCATCAACTCCTCACACAACACCTATCTCACAG CGGGGCAGCTGGCTGGGACCTCGTCGGTGGAGATGTACCGGCAGGCGCTGCTGTGGGGCTGCCGCTGTGTGGAGCTGGATGTGTGGAAAGGGCGGCCGCCGGAGGAGGAGCCCTTCATCACCCACGGCTTCACCATGACCACTGAGGTGCCGCTGAGAGACGTGCTCGAGGCCATTGCAGAAACCGCCTTCAAGACCTCACCCTATCCAGTCATCCTCTCCTTCGAGAATCACGTGGACTC AGCGAAGCAGCAGGCCAAGATGGCCGAGTACTGCCGTTCCATCTTTGGGGACGCGCTGCTCATCGACCCACTGGACAAGTACCCG CTggccccaggtgtccccctgcccagcccccaggacCTGATGGGCCGCATCCTGGTGAAGAACAAGAAGCGACACCAGCCCAGCACTGGTGTCCCCAACAGCTCTGTGCGCAAGCGGCCGCTGGAGCAGAGCAACTCGGCCCTGAGCGAGAGCTCTGCCACCACTGACCCCTCCTCACCTCAGCTTG GGTCCCCCAGCTCTGAGAGCTGCCCAGGCCTGAGCAATGGGGAAGAGGTGGGCCTGGAGAAGCCTAGCCTGGAGCCTCAGAAGTCTCTAGGCGAGGATGGGCTCCCACGGGGCCCCAACACTCTTGGATCTGCTGACCGTgaggatgaggaagaagaggaggaagaggaggaacagGCAGATCCTAAAAAGCCAACCTCAGATGAG GGCACTGCCAGCAGTGAGGTCAATGCCACTGAGGAAATGTCAACACTCGTCAACTACATTGAGCCTGTCAAGTTCAAGTCCTTTGAGGCTGCTCGAA AAAGGAACAAATGCTTTGAGATGTCATCCTTCGTCGAAACCAAGGCCATGGAGCAACTGACCAAGAGCCCCATGGAGTTTGTGGA ATACAATAAACAGCAGCTCAGCCGCATCTACCCTAAGGGTACCCGCGTGGACTCATCCAACTACATGCCCCAGCTCTTTTGGAACGTGGGCTGCCAGCTTGTTGCACTCAACTTCCAGACCCTGG atgtGGCAATGCAGCTCAACGCAGGCGTGTTCGAGTACAATGGGCGCAGTGGCTATCTGCTCAAACCTGAGTTTATGCGGCGGCCAGACAAGTCCTTCGATCCTTTCACCGAAGTCATTGTGGATGGCATTGTGGCCAATGCCTTGCGGGTCAAG GTGATCTCGGGGCAGTTCCTGTCCGACAGGAAGGTGGGCATCTATGTGGAGGTGGACATGTTTGGCCTCCCCGTTGACACGCGGCGCAAGTACCGTACTCGGACCTCTCAAGGGAACTCATTCAACCCTGTGTGGGATGAGGAACCTTTTGACTTCCCCAAG GTGGTGCTACCCACGCTGGCTTCGCTGCGCATCGCGGCCTTTGAGGAAGGCGGCAAGTTTGTGGGGCATCGGATTCTGCCCGTCTCTGCCATCCGCTCAG GGTACCACTACATCTGTCTGCGGAACGAGGCCAACCAGCCACTTTGCCTGCCAGCCCTGCTCATCTACACTGAAGCCTCCGACTATATTCCTGATGACCACCAGG ACTACGCAGAGGCCCTGATCAACCCCATCAAGCATGTCAGCCTGATGGACCAGAGGGCCAAGCAGTTGGCCGCCCTCATTGGGGAGAGTGAG GCTCAGGCCAGCCCAGAGACATGCCAGGAGACTCCGTCTCAGCAGCCGGGGTCCCAGCTGACCCCAAACCCTACACCTAGCCCCCTGGACACACCCCCGCGCcggcccccaggccctgccacaGCCCCTACCAGCCCCTCCCTCAGCAGCCCAg GGCAGCGGGATGACCTCATCGCCAGCCTCCTCTCAG AGGTGGCCCCAATCCCGCTGGAGGAGCTCCGAGGCCATAAGGCGCTGGTGAAGCTCCAGAACCGGCAAGAACGAGAGCTGCGGGAGCTACATAAGAAGCACCAGCGGAAGGCCGTCGCCCTCACCCGCCGGCTGCTTGAGGGCCTGGCTCAGGCCCGGGCGGAGAGCAGGTGCCGGCATCGGCCAGGTGTCCT GTCCATGTGA